A single window of Thalassomonas viridans DNA harbors:
- a CDS encoding exosortase/archaeosortase family protein, producing the protein MPANKTIILNHFFPRFLGWTLVLQLLVWLASREPAVAAPVELAIAGFAGEFYRLFFGDILISANQLIHEGSGAYVVVDQECTALALVATVWAGIFSLSHSLKKKIMMAIIAIAVIQLENAFRIMHLYYEIGKVINRFEFYHLYVWQLINFITAVCVFFFLDKAFQKKEFNLGLP; encoded by the coding sequence GTGCCGGCGAATAAAACAATAATATTAAATCATTTCTTTCCCCGGTTTTTAGGCTGGACCCTGGTATTGCAGCTACTGGTTTGGCTGGCTAGCCGGGAGCCCGCCGTTGCCGCCCCTGTTGAGCTGGCTATTGCCGGTTTTGCCGGTGAATTTTACCGTTTGTTCTTTGGCGATATTTTAATTTCTGCCAATCAATTGATCCATGAAGGCAGCGGCGCTTATGTGGTGGTTGATCAGGAATGCACGGCACTGGCTTTAGTGGCAACGGTCTGGGCGGGAATTTTTTCCCTGTCCCATTCGCTGAAGAAAAAAATAATGATGGCGATCATCGCCATAGCTGTTATTCAGCTGGAAAATGCTTTTAGAATTATGCATTTGTATTATGAAATAGGAAAAGTGATCAACCGGTTTGAATTTTATCATTTGTATGTATGGCAACTGATTAATTTTATTACCGCCGTCTGTGTTTTCTTTTTTTTAGATAAGGCTTTTCAAAAAAAGGAATTTAATCTTGGTTTGCCGTAA
- a CDS encoding alpha/beta hydrolase: protein MFAIFHGIFNRVLFCLVLLLTNHAFAAAQVAANEDGADKEGNCLAINQDYTGIEQRIADGRYRYARPVPEGQLPEFSYQDEAGFDLYLKYAAKLIEAGNPRAKRPCPVFTETYSLLAAQNNWPGTPEVSRLVAPFELRQDKPGKAILLIHGLTDSPFMFHDLAHFYYQQGFTVRTLLLPGHGTAASDLLDVELGQWQQAADYGISRMLTDFDQVYLGGFSTGGALILDYLLRQNAADDRIKGVFMWSPASKAYSGLAWLAQYLDYLPMLDWLDLDADIDFAKYESFPYNAAAQVNRLMQHLAKTTPANKSKLKNIPLFVVASEHDRTIDTRATLDIIGWWQQGDKAEPATLMYFGDKQTAADKLPPSVTLVVPECRKNQACSHIADIAHTAPVNAPDNPHYGLTALYRNCTHYLSDPQRYRLCKTSGQVILGEKTEENLNGELPLQRLTFNPYYRQMLDLMRQFMADTASGIGK, encoded by the coding sequence ATGTTTGCTATTTTTCATGGAATATTCAACCGGGTTTTATTCTGTCTGGTGCTGTTGCTGACAAATCATGCTTTTGCGGCAGCACAGGTTGCGGCCAATGAGGACGGTGCCGATAAAGAAGGTAATTGTCTTGCCATTAATCAGGATTACACCGGTATTGAGCAAAGGATCGCCGACGGCCGTTACCGCTATGCCCGGCCCGTGCCTGAAGGGCAATTGCCGGAATTTTCCTATCAGGATGAGGCGGGGTTTGACCTGTATTTAAAGTATGCCGCTAAGCTTATCGAAGCCGGCAACCCCCGGGCCAAGCGGCCATGTCCGGTATTTACGGAAACTTATAGTTTGCTGGCGGCGCAAAACAACTGGCCGGGAACACCTGAGGTGAGCCGCCTGGTGGCGCCTTTTGAATTAAGGCAGGATAAACCCGGTAAAGCTATTTTGTTGATCCACGGCTTAACGGATTCCCCGTTTATGTTTCATGACCTGGCGCACTTTTATTATCAGCAGGGGTTTACCGTCAGAACCTTATTGCTGCCGGGGCACGGCACGGCGGCTTCAGACCTGCTGGACGTGGAGTTGGGGCAATGGCAGCAGGCGGCGGACTATGGCATAAGCCGTATGTTAACGGACTTCGACCAGGTTTATCTGGGGGGCTTTTCCACCGGTGGGGCGCTGATTTTAGATTATCTGCTGCGGCAAAATGCCGCCGATGACAGGATCAAGGGGGTATTTATGTGGTCGCCCGCCTCTAAAGCATATAGCGGGCTGGCCTGGCTGGCGCAATACCTGGATTACCTGCCTATGCTGGACTGGCTGGATTTGGATGCCGATATAGATTTTGCCAAATACGAGTCTTTCCCTTATAACGCCGCCGCCCAGGTGAACCGGTTGATGCAGCATCTGGCAAAGACAACCCCGGCGAATAAAAGCAAGCTAAAGAATATTCCGCTGTTTGTGGTTGCCAGTGAACATGACCGCACCATAGATACCCGGGCGACCTTGGACATTATCGGCTGGTGGCAGCAGGGGGATAAGGCTGAACCGGCAACGCTGATGTATTTCGGCGATAAACAAACGGCGGCGGATAAGCTGCCGCCTTCGGTAACGCTTGTGGTACCTGAATGCCGGAAAAACCAGGCATGCAGCCATATTGCCGATATTGCCCATACCGCTCCCGTCAATGCCCCGGATAATCCCCATTACGGGTTAACGGCTTTGTACCGCAATTGCACCCATTATCTGTCGGATCCTCAAAGATACCGGTTATGTAAAACTTCCGGGCAGGTGATCCTGGGCGAAAAAACCGAAGAAAACCTGAACGGGGAGCTGCCCTTGCAGCGGTTGACCTTTAATCCCTATTACCGGCAAATGCTGGATCTGATGCGGCAATTTATGGCGGATACCGCCTCAGGTATAGGAAAATGA
- the yiaA gene encoding inner membrane protein YiaA, translating into MESTNINLPAAKPTRSFVLASIAALAIGAGAYALGLFNAQMPLNEKGYYLIILLYGLFSMVSLQKSVRDQQEGITTSATYVNLCWFSSAVAIALLAIGLYNAELMLSEKGFYAMAYTLSLFAAVVVQKNTRDSKAAGDTAGSCDEVMPSPEAVQ; encoded by the coding sequence ATGGAATCAACCAATATCAACTTACCTGCAGCCAAACCGACCCGCTCGTTCGTACTGGCATCCATCGCCGCACTGGCTATCGGCGCCGGGGCTTATGCACTGGGGCTGTTTAATGCGCAGATGCCGTTAAACGAAAAAGGCTATTACCTGATCATCCTGCTTTACGGCCTGTTTTCTATGGTGTCTTTGCAAAAATCGGTGCGGGATCAGCAAGAGGGCATAACCACTTCGGCCACTTATGTGAATTTATGCTGGTTTTCGTCCGCCGTTGCCATCGCCCTGCTGGCGATTGGCTTGTATAACGCCGAGTTGATGCTGAGTGAAAAAGGCTTTTACGCCATGGCCTATACCTTAAGCTTGTTTGCCGCCGTGGTGGTGCAAAAAAATACCCGCGACAGCAAAGCAGCTGGCGATACTGCCGGCAGCTGTGACGAGGTTATGCCGTCACCGGAGGCCGTGCAGTAG
- a CDS encoding DUF2145 domain-containing protein has product MKFLFPIFALCALLSSCQALAGSQAGTEAKFAPETITAFAKNVEKYAAAQGAGAFIIGRIGRPQQELPKGIRFTHTAIAVYSAITLKDGSTVNGYAIHNLYQETGKPDVSALVVDYPVDFFWGVHELSAGIIIPTPELQQRIIAAISSGKNKAVHNPAYSVIASPYNNELQNCTEHTLNIINASIYQTTDMRQLKANARAHFKGQRVRSSRFKLMLGSLFMDDVTTRDHDGKVVTTTFSTIGRYLQQNGLVKHMAVFNRDGSSGELL; this is encoded by the coding sequence ATGAAGTTTTTGTTCCCTATATTTGCTTTATGTGCCCTGTTATCCAGCTGCCAGGCCCTGGCCGGCAGCCAGGCGGGTACCGAAGCTAAATTTGCCCCCGAAACAATCACGGCATTTGCCAAAAACGTGGAAAAATACGCTGCGGCGCAGGGAGCCGGGGCCTTTATTATTGGCCGTATCGGCCGTCCGCAACAGGAGCTGCCCAAGGGCATTAGGTTTACCCATACCGCCATTGCCGTGTATTCGGCCATCACCCTCAAGGACGGCAGTACGGTGAACGGCTATGCCATCCACAACCTGTATCAGGAGACGGGAAAACCCGATGTCAGTGCCTTAGTGGTGGATTATCCGGTGGACTTTTTCTGGGGCGTGCATGAATTAAGCGCAGGCATTATTATTCCGACACCTGAGTTGCAGCAAAGGATTATCGCCGCCATCAGCAGCGGTAAAAACAAAGCCGTGCATAACCCGGCTTATTCCGTGATTGCCAGCCCCTACAATAACGAGCTGCAGAATTGCACCGAGCATACCCTGAATATCATCAATGCTTCCATCTACCAGACAACGGATATGCGGCAGTTAAAAGCCAACGCCAGGGCGCATTTTAAGGGACAGAGGGTGCGCAGCAGCCGGTTTAAGCTAATGCTGGGCAGTCTCTTTATGGATGACGTCACTACCCGGGATCATGACGGCAAAGTCGTCACCACTACCTTCAGCACTATCGGCCGCTACCTGCAGCAAAATGGCCTGGTGAAACATATGGCGGTCTTTAACCGCGACGGCAGCAGCGGGGAGTTGTTGTAA
- a CDS encoding helix-turn-helix domain-containing protein produces the protein MSQIKQISSTLKKLLRQQNVTYKDIARHLAMSEANIKRIFSTHSFSLERLEEICGIINISLSDLFLIAEKQKDQLTQLTIEQEKELVSDTKLFLVAVCVRDAWPFEEIIRHYQITELECIRLMARLDKLKMIQLLPNNEYKLLIAQDFRWIPDGPLEQYMTSEVISQFMASGFSGEHSFRFYLRGTYSPSSIEIIQRKLNQLTKEAALLNQEDAKLSLDNRQHIGLLVAMKPWELSRFARLRK, from the coding sequence ATGAGCCAGATTAAGCAGATCAGCAGCACCCTAAAAAAGTTATTACGCCAGCAAAATGTCACCTATAAGGATATCGCCCGGCATCTGGCGATGAGCGAAGCCAATATCAAACGTATTTTTTCCACCCATAGCTTTTCATTGGAAAGGCTGGAGGAGATCTGCGGTATCATCAATATCAGTTTGTCGGATTTGTTTTTAATCGCTGAAAAGCAGAAAGATCAGCTAACCCAGCTGACGATAGAGCAGGAAAAGGAGCTGGTTTCGGATACCAAACTGTTTCTGGTGGCGGTATGCGTGCGTGACGCCTGGCCGTTTGAGGAGATCATCCGCCATTACCAGATAACCGAGCTGGAATGTATCCGGCTGATGGCCCGGCTGGATAAGCTGAAAATGATCCAGTTATTGCCGAATAATGAATATAAGCTGTTAATTGCACAGGATTTCCGCTGGATACCCGACGGGCCGTTGGAGCAATATATGACCAGCGAAGTGATTTCCCAGTTTATGGCGTCCGGTTTTAGTGGCGAGCACAGCTTCCGCTTTTATTTGCGTGGCACCTATTCCCCGTCTTCCATTGAAATCATTCAGAGGAAGCTCAACCAGCTGACCAAGGAAGCGGCGCTGTTGAACCAGGAGGACGCCAAGTTGTCCCTGGACAACCGGCAGCATATCGGCTTGTTAGTGGCCATGAAGCCCTGGGAGCTTTCCCGTTTTGCCCGGTTACGTAAATAA
- the lnt gene encoding apolipoprotein N-acyltransferase, with translation MTSLAKSIPANAIPAKQRQITDFLLVLLTVALFYLAFPGSGIPALAWFAIVPVLIALDKSRGRYAFMLGLLAATLGWMSSIWWAVTGIAQISAIPVNLVIPVIFIYCLWSALPYALVTWLHSRFHWGRSLSGAIKSAAALTVLINYIPQLLPGNLAHALYLRPLQIQLADIGGVPLVFFVVHCVNFLLAAGLLLWRSQKVKSLRCFALAAVIFLGNLAYGTVKSETVAEQTSRADTALTVAMIQPNLDISLRTREAWLQHRQGMQDLIIEAEKQQPLDLMVIPEVPVPVSYKNYPEDQSFFHDVKGEADLLLTAIQPLEHKPDSGAGYFNTMELISGDRVSHQYFKQKLLPLGEYLPFEQQLPFLRDWFPGAANYQSGREFQLLPLALERGEGNLNILPLICYEAVFSDFVGAGVELGGNLLVNTVNDAWFGQSPGGKVHLALSLFRAVEYRLPLVRATNTGITAIVDPGGSIIPESQIAPYQAGFSVTEVKTVEIGSFYRDYPNVFKYICMLFLGYALITGMRKENA, from the coding sequence ATGACCAGCCTCGCCAAGAGCATTCCCGCTAATGCAATTCCGGCAAAGCAACGGCAGATAACGGATTTCTTGCTGGTTCTGCTTACCGTAGCTTTATTTTATCTGGCCTTTCCCGGGAGCGGTATTCCGGCCCTTGCCTGGTTTGCCATTGTCCCTGTGCTTATTGCCCTGGATAAAAGCCGGGGGCGATATGCCTTTATGCTTGGCTTGCTTGCCGCTACCCTGGGCTGGATGAGCAGTATCTGGTGGGCGGTAACGGGCATCGCGCAAATCAGTGCAATTCCGGTAAACCTGGTGATCCCGGTTATTTTTATCTATTGCCTGTGGTCGGCGCTGCCCTACGCCCTGGTGACCTGGCTTCATAGCCGTTTCCACTGGGGGCGCTCTCTTTCCGGGGCGATCAAATCTGCGGCTGCCTTGACGGTATTGATCAATTACATACCTCAGCTGTTGCCGGGTAATCTTGCCCATGCCTTATATTTGAGGCCGTTGCAGATTCAACTGGCGGATATCGGTGGTGTACCCCTGGTGTTTTTTGTTGTGCACTGCGTTAATTTTTTACTGGCGGCGGGGCTGCTGCTGTGGCGCAGCCAGAAAGTGAAAAGCCTGCGTTGCTTTGCCCTGGCCGCGGTTATTTTTCTGGGGAACCTGGCATACGGCACCGTGAAATCTGAGACGGTGGCGGAGCAAACTTCCCGGGCGGATACCGCTTTGACTGTGGCCATGATACAACCCAATCTCGATATTTCCCTGCGTACCCGGGAAGCCTGGCTGCAACACCGGCAAGGGATGCAGGACTTGATAATTGAAGCGGAAAAACAACAACCGTTGGATTTAATGGTGATCCCGGAAGTGCCGGTACCGGTTTCCTATAAAAATTATCCTGAAGACCAAAGCTTTTTCCATGATGTTAAAGGGGAGGCGGATTTGTTGCTGACGGCGATCCAGCCGCTTGAGCATAAACCAGATAGCGGTGCCGGATATTTTAATACCATGGAACTGATTAGCGGGGATAGGGTCAGTCACCAGTATTTTAAGCAAAAATTATTACCTTTAGGGGAATATCTGCCTTTCGAGCAACAGCTGCCGTTTTTGCGCGACTGGTTTCCCGGCGCCGCCAACTATCAATCCGGGCGGGAGTTTCAGCTGCTACCGCTGGCCCTGGAAAGGGGTGAGGGGAATTTGAATATCCTGCCCCTGATCTGTTACGAGGCGGTGTTTAGCGACTTTGTCGGCGCCGGGGTGGAGCTCGGCGGCAATCTGCTGGTGAATACCGTCAATGATGCCTGGTTTGGCCAAAGTCCGGGAGGCAAAGTGCATTTGGCGCTGTCGCTGTTTCGGGCGGTGGAATACCGGTTGCCGCTGGTGCGTGCCACCAATACCGGCATCACGGCTATTGTTGATCCCGGCGGCAGCATCATACCTGAGTCACAAATAGCGCCCTATCAGGCGGGTTTTTCGGTGACTGAGGTCAAAACGGTTGAAATCGGCAGTTTCTACCGGGACTACCCGAATGTTTTTAAATATATCTGCATGTTGTTTCTGGGCTATGCCCTGATAACGGGAATGAGAAAAGAAAATGCGTGA
- the oxyR gene encoding DNA-binding transcriptional regulator OxyR yields the protein MIKLRDLQYLDAIDNFRHFGRAAQSCFVSQPTLSGQIIKLEQQLGLQLVERQTRQVMLTPAGEQLVLEARKVLRAASAFEESAQALLDPLSGDLHLGLIPTLAPYVLPHIMADLNTRLPKINFFLHEDKTRHLLRALDEGKLDVLVLPWLDDMDKFERYDLFEEPLLLACSPQHALAGKKHLTLNDLKDQQILTLEDGHCLRDQALGYCFTAGANEDHRFKATSLETLRHMVAGNMGITLLPQLATQGLIPGNAIRYIPFAAPPPVRLISLLVRPGYSRLACIREVVSSIRTSVDGLFNYQG from the coding sequence ATGATCAAGCTCAGAGACCTGCAATACCTGGACGCTATTGATAATTTCCGCCACTTTGGCCGGGCGGCGCAATCCTGTTTTGTCAGCCAGCCTACCCTGAGCGGACAGATCATCAAACTGGAGCAACAGCTGGGATTGCAGCTGGTGGAACGGCAAACCCGCCAGGTAATGCTGACGCCGGCGGGGGAACAGCTGGTACTGGAGGCGCGTAAAGTGCTCAGGGCCGCCAGCGCCTTTGAAGAATCGGCCCAGGCCCTGCTGGATCCCTTGTCCGGTGATTTGCATCTGGGACTGATCCCGACCCTGGCGCCTTATGTTTTGCCCCATATCATGGCGGATCTGAATACCCGCTTGCCGAAAATCAATTTTTTCCTGCATGAAGACAAAACCCGGCATTTGCTCCGGGCGCTGGATGAAGGAAAACTGGATGTGCTGGTATTACCCTGGCTCGACGACATGGACAAATTTGAACGTTATGACCTGTTTGAAGAGCCGCTGCTATTGGCCTGCTCTCCCCAGCATGCCCTGGCCGGAAAAAAACACCTGACCCTGAACGATCTCAAGGACCAGCAGATCCTGACCCTGGAAGACGGTCACTGCCTGAGGGACCAGGCGCTGGGTTACTGCTTTACCGCCGGCGCCAATGAAGACCACAGGTTTAAAGCCACCAGCCTGGAAACCCTGCGTCATATGGTGGCCGGCAATATGGGCATTACCCTGTTGCCGCAACTGGCCACCCAGGGCCTGATACCGGGTAACGCCATACGTTATATTCCCTTTGCCGCCCCGCCGCCGGTCAGGCTGATTTCTTTGCTGGTGCGGCCCGGCTATTCGCGTTTAGCCTGTATCCGGGAAGTCGTCAGCTCCATCCGCACCTCGGTAGACGGGCTCTTTAACTACCAGGGTTAA
- a CDS encoding acyl carrier protein, which yields MRDIKQELETILGEYTSTDLKTLSGDENLADIGIDSLSLVEIIFDIEELFEIKIPHEAELAQRGFFLDSLADLLHLVTCLYQERQA from the coding sequence ATGCGTGACATCAAACAAGAGCTGGAAACCATCTTAGGCGAATACACAAGTACAGATCTCAAGACCCTGTCCGGGGATGAGAACCTGGCGGACATAGGGATTGATTCCCTGTCACTGGTGGAGATTATTTTTGATATCGAGGAGCTGTTTGAGATCAAGATCCCCCACGAAGCCGAGCTGGCACAACGGGGATTTTTCCTGGATTCGCTGGCGGATCTGCTGCACCTGGTTACTTGTTTATATCAGGAGCGGCAAGCCTGA
- a CDS encoding beta-ketoacyl-[acyl-carrier-protein] synthase family protein has translation MSARIVVTGLGCISGAGKNVGEFGKSIFSDGHADTIAPISLFTPDEHMTQIAAEVKNYLPADFFSAAELKQYDRFSQFALLSADEAITDAGLVFDDALSKRTCVVHGTSIGGQETTENAYRQFYREGGKRPHPYTVPKLLPSAAGSFISMKYGIKGPAFATASACASSGHAIAMAALMLRSDMADVAIAGGAEACITKGNFHAWEGLRVLSPDSCRPFSARRSGLVIGEGGATLVLERLEHALARKAPVYAELTGIGMSSDAHNIVQPLAEGAEMAMSAALKDGGISPADIQYINAHGSGTVQNDRVETRAINKVFGRHAPLLKVSSTKSVHGHVLGAGGALEGIAAILALKQQRIPATRNYLGADSECDLDYVPNVGCRAEVEQAMSNSFAFGGLNTSLIFKRFF, from the coding sequence ATGTCTGCCAGGATAGTGGTTACCGGCCTGGGCTGCATTTCCGGGGCCGGTAAAAATGTCGGTGAATTTGGCAAGAGCATTTTCAGCGACGGGCACGCCGATACCATAGCACCGATCTCTTTGTTTACCCCGGACGAGCATATGACGCAAATTGCCGCCGAGGTGAAAAATTACCTTCCGGCAGATTTTTTTTCCGCCGCCGAACTGAAACAATATGACAGGTTCAGCCAGTTCGCGCTGTTATCGGCGGATGAAGCCATAACCGATGCCGGACTGGTATTTGATGATGCCTTAAGCAAACGCACTTGCGTTGTCCACGGCACCAGCATAGGCGGGCAGGAAACAACAGAAAATGCTTACCGGCAATTTTACCGGGAAGGTGGGAAAAGGCCCCACCCCTATACTGTGCCCAAATTACTGCCCAGCGCCGCCGGCAGTTTTATTTCCATGAAGTACGGCATTAAAGGGCCGGCATTTGCTACCGCGTCCGCCTGCGCCTCTTCCGGGCATGCCATCGCCATGGCGGCTTTGATGCTGCGCTCTGATATGGCGGATGTGGCAATCGCCGGCGGGGCGGAAGCCTGTATCACCAAAGGAAATTTTCATGCCTGGGAAGGCTTGCGGGTTTTGTCGCCGGACAGCTGCCGGCCGTTTTCCGCCAGGCGCAGCGGCCTGGTGATAGGGGAAGGCGGCGCCACCCTGGTGCTGGAAAGGCTGGAACATGCCCTTGCCAGGAAAGCGCCTGTATATGCCGAACTCACAGGCATAGGCATGAGTTCGGATGCCCACAATATAGTGCAGCCGCTGGCGGAAGGGGCGGAAATGGCCATGTCGGCGGCGTTAAAGGACGGCGGAATATCCCCGGCGGATATCCAGTATATTAACGCCCACGGCTCAGGCACAGTGCAGAACGACAGGGTAGAAACCCGGGCTATAAATAAGGTTTTTGGCCGGCATGCGCCGTTATTAAAGGTTTCATCCACCAAATCGGTGCACGGCCATGTCCTGGGGGCCGGCGGGGCGCTGGAAGGCATTGCCGCCATCCTGGCCCTGAAGCAACAAAGGATACCGGCGACCAGAAACTATCTGGGAGCAGACAGTGAATGCGATCTCGATTATGTGCCCAATGTCGGCTGCCGGGCGGAAGTCGAACAGGCGATGAGCAACTCCTTTGCTTTTGGCGGTTTAAATACTTCTTTGATCTTCAAGCGCTTCTTTTAA